A single window of Arcobacter venerupis DNA harbors:
- the trmA gene encoding tRNA (uridine(54)-C5)-methyltransferase TrmA yields MNCKYFGMCASCTLFDKSYDEQLTFKLEREKERFSNFTTMDFDLIKSSDKNFRNRAEFRIWWEKDENGDEILSYAMNDFKKDILKIDSCQIVSAHIQEIMPKLLDLLMEDLILSYKLFSVEFLGSTTNDMLVTLIYHKKLDEQWNELAKQIEEKLNIKVMGRSRKQKIALSSDSINETLTINNQEFKFAYQEGGFTQPNTNVNIQMIEWVLNNIEDSSKDLCELYCGGGNFTIPLSTKFNKVLATEISKTSIKSALNNCDLNNTNKITFLRMSAEEFVQGLQEVRTFNRLKDINLKDYNFDAIFMDPPRSGLDNTTRNLAKDFENIIYISCNPETLHRDLEELTKTHEIVRFALFDQFAYTNHIESGVILKMIR; encoded by the coding sequence ATGAACTGCAAATATTTTGGAATGTGTGCGTCATGTACACTTTTTGATAAATCATATGATGAACAACTCACATTTAAATTAGAACGAGAAAAAGAGAGATTTTCAAACTTTACAACTATGGATTTTGATCTTATTAAAAGTAGTGATAAAAACTTTAGAAATCGTGCAGAATTTAGAATTTGGTGGGAGAAAGATGAAAATGGAGATGAAATTTTATCATATGCAATGAATGATTTTAAAAAAGATATTTTAAAAATAGATTCATGTCAAATTGTAAGTGCTCATATACAAGAGATTATGCCAAAACTTTTAGATTTACTTATGGAAGATTTAATCCTTTCTTATAAGCTTTTTTCCGTTGAATTTTTAGGAAGTACCACAAACGATATGCTTGTAACTTTGATTTATCATAAAAAATTAGATGAACAATGGAATGAATTAGCAAAACAAATTGAAGAGAAATTAAATATCAAAGTTATGGGAAGAAGTAGAAAACAAAAAATCGCTCTTAGTAGTGACTCTATAAATGAAACATTAACTATAAATAATCAAGAATTCAAATTTGCCTATCAAGAAGGTGGATTTACTCAACCAAATACAAATGTAAATATCCAAATGATTGAATGGGTTTTAAATAATATTGAAGACTCTTCAAAAGATTTATGTGAACTTTACTGTGGTGGTGGAAATTTTACAATTCCATTATCAACTAAGTTCAATAAAGTTTTAGCAACTGAAATTTCAAAAACATCTATTAAATCAGCTTTAAACAATTGTGATTTAAACAATACAAATAAGATAACATTTTTAAGAATGAGTGCAGAAGAGTTTGTGCAAGGACTTCAAGAAGTACGAACATTCAATAGACTTAAAGACATAAATCTAAAAGATTATAACTTTGATGCCATATTTATGGATCCACCAAGATCTGGACTTGATAATACAACAAGAAATTTGGCAAAAGATTTTGAAAATATTATATACATTTCATGTAATCCTGAAACATTACATAGAGATTTAGAAGAGTTAACAAAAACCCATGAAATCGTACGATTTGCACTGTTTGATCAATTCGCATATACAAATCATATAGAAAGTGGAGTAATTCTAAAAATGATTAGATAA
- a CDS encoding flagellin, which translates to MRINTNVSSLTAQEAAQNTSKTLTSSLEKLSTGLRINKASDDASGLAIADKLRTQATSINQGIANGNSAVTLLQIADKSMAEQSNILDTVKAKLIQANTATTSTDGRKAIASDVAKLMTQFDNIAKSTNYNGTDLISSSAKALDFQVGEDATKGKITLSKVNSSASAYGLSSLTSITSLGMASAATLQSTVDTAINTLNTNRGSIGSTQNQVESAVRNLMTMATNVKSAESIIRDVDYAQESANYNKQNIISQAGSYAISQANSVQQNVLKLLQ; encoded by the coding sequence ATGAGAATCAATACAAACGTTTCATCTTTAACAGCTCAAGAAGCTGCACAAAATACAAGTAAAACTTTAACTTCTTCATTAGAAAAGTTATCAACAGGTTTAAGAATTAATAAAGCTTCTGATGATGCTTCTGGTTTAGCAATTGCTGATAAACTAAGAACTCAAGCAACTTCTATTAATCAAGGTATTGCAAATGGTAATTCAGCTGTAACTTTACTTCAAATTGCTGATAAATCTATGGCTGAGCAATCAAACATTCTTGATACTGTTAAAGCGAAACTAATTCAAGCAAATACAGCAACTACATCAACTGATGGTAGAAAAGCTATTGCATCTGATGTTGCTAAATTAATGACTCAGTTTGATAATATTGCTAAATCTACTAACTATAATGGTACAGATTTGATATCTTCAAGTGCTAAAGCTTTAGATTTCCAAGTTGGAGAAGATGCAACAAAAGGTAAAATTACGTTATCTAAAGTAAATTCATCAGCATCAGCTTATGGTTTAAGTTCATTGACTAGTATAACATCTCTTGGAATGGCTTCAGCTGCAACTTTACAATCAACAGTAGATACTGCAATTAACACTCTAAATACAAATAGAGGGTCAATAGGGTCTACTCAAAATCAAGTTGAGTCTGCGGTAAGAAACTTAATGACAATGGCAACAAATGTTAAATCTGCTGAGTCAATCATCAGAGATGTTGATTATGCACAAGAATCAGCAAACTATAACAAACAGAACATTATTTCTCAAGCTGGTTCTTATGCAATCAGTCAAGCGAACTCTGTTCAACAAAATGTATTAAAATTATTACAATAG
- a CDS encoding motility associated factor glycosyltransferase family protein has product MTQAEQDLQNALVSQYFANLEFFKEHDLELFNKLNTLSRMIDENYFKENFVLEFVKETGDFDILNLATNTYTYGRNAKLINENFLNNCDFSKKSIFGNLVNNLYLPREKDIEISDSKFDVLDRIIYDNMSEYASILGHCYSDDKVYKDFDKFLFFGNLLGTHLKNFQEKMAFKCCFIYEPNLEIFRLSLFVADYKSLNNKSQLVFSVMDEEDILVGKLNQFFRAMFIYSNYNIKYYKMINVEDSVFHKILSELYLSNGSSYDYTKLLFDTFYSVSKHINKYKILTTKNKSANFSLTNDKPTLLIGAGPSLGKNLKWLKENQDKFILVAIGATYKKLFDNGIIPDIVTTVDPNFRILNRTHFNLNDVELLKNTMVLASINTPTKILDRFNQEKLFLYEVVDTFKNNSNAYNGISIGEITLSLLLDMNVKEIYLLGTDLAFDEKTGSSHFEGYVNKREDFENNKSKVDEVLETGNSSREEFIQVKGNKRDKVVTNRIFALSINQYVRIITLFKKPFQNIYNLCEDGAYIKGTILKNINDIENYKDIEIKDFLFSNLEKISEFGLLKNEFAQLDIKINNMKFIRKTLNEQFKKQKSSNNILKFNDKFLILLNIMLKKNDKFFLSVITNYFNFVVPYINYSLNDKNLENSEIESKLSQIENVFYKQVENIIDIYESYLVHIKKGLR; this is encoded by the coding sequence ATGACACAAGCAGAACAAGATTTACAAAATGCATTAGTCAGCCAATATTTCGCTAATCTTGAATTTTTTAAAGAACATGATTTGGAACTTTTTAATAAACTAAATACACTTTCTAGAATGATTGATGAGAATTATTTTAAAGAAAATTTTGTTTTAGAATTTGTAAAAGAGACAGGTGATTTTGATATTTTGAATCTTGCTACAAATACCTATACTTATGGAAGAAATGCTAAATTAATTAATGAAAACTTTTTAAATAATTGTGATTTTAGTAAAAAATCAATTTTTGGAAATCTTGTAAATAATCTATATTTACCAAGAGAAAAAGATATTGAAATAAGTGATTCTAAGTTTGATGTTTTAGATAGAATTATCTATGACAATATGTCTGAATATGCTTCTATTTTAGGACATTGTTATTCAGATGATAAAGTATATAAAGATTTTGATAAATTTCTTTTTTTTGGAAATCTTCTAGGAACACATTTAAAGAATTTTCAAGAAAAAATGGCTTTTAAATGTTGTTTTATTTATGAGCCAAATCTGGAAATATTTAGATTGTCATTATTTGTGGCAGATTATAAGAGTTTAAATAATAAATCTCAACTTGTATTTTCAGTAATGGATGAAGAAGATATTTTAGTTGGTAAATTAAATCAGTTTTTTAGAGCGATGTTTATTTATTCAAATTACAATATTAAATATTACAAAATGATAAATGTAGAGGACAGTGTATTTCATAAAATTTTATCAGAATTATATCTATCAAATGGTTCAAGTTATGATTATACAAAACTTCTATTTGATACTTTTTATTCAGTTTCAAAACATATAAATAAATATAAGATATTAACAACAAAAAATAAATCTGCTAATTTTTCTTTAACAAATGATAAACCAACTCTGCTTATTGGTGCAGGTCCTTCTTTAGGTAAAAATCTAAAATGGTTGAAAGAAAATCAAGATAAATTTATATTAGTGGCAATAGGGGCAACATATAAAAAACTATTTGATAATGGCATAATTCCTGATATTGTAACAACAGTTGATCCTAACTTTCGTATTTTAAATAGAACGCATTTCAATTTAAATGATGTAGAACTACTAAAAAATACTATGGTTTTAGCTTCAATTAATACTCCCACAAAAATATTAGATAGATTTAATCAAGAAAAACTATTTTTATATGAAGTTGTTGATACTTTTAAAAATAATTCAAATGCTTATAATGGAATAAGTATTGGAGAAATTACCTTATCTCTTTTACTTGATATGAATGTGAAAGAGATATATTTATTGGGAACTGACTTGGCTTTTGATGAGAAAACAGGTTCAAGTCACTTTGAGGGATATGTAAATAAAAGAGAAGACTTTGAAAATAATAAATCAAAAGTTGATGAAGTTTTAGAAACAGGGAATAGTTCAAGAGAAGAGTTTATTCAAGTAAAAGGAAATAAAAGAGATAAAGTTGTAACCAATAGAATATTTGCTTTATCAATTAATCAATATGTTAGAATAATTACTCTTTTTAAAAAACCTTTTCAAAATATATATAATCTTTGTGAAGATGGTGCATATATTAAAGGTACGATTCTAAAAAATATAAATGATATAGAAAATTATAAAGATATAGAAATTAAAGATTTTTTATTTAGTAATTTAGAAAAGATAAGTGAATTTGGATTATTAAAAAATGAATTTGCACAATTAGATATAAAAATTAATAATATGAAATTTATTAGAAAAACTTTAAATGAACAATTTAAGAAACAGAAGAGTTCAAATAATATCTTAAAATTTAATGATAAATTTTTGATACTTTTAAATATTATGCTTAAAAAAAATGATAAATTCTTTTTATCTGTAATAACAAATTATTTTAATTTTGTAGTGCCATATATTAATTATAGTTTAAATGATAAAAATCTTGAGAATAGTGAAATAGAAAGTAAACTAAGTCAAATAGAAAATGTATTTTATAAACAAGTTGAAAATATAATAGATATTTATGAATCTTATTTAGTTCACATAAAAAAAGGGCTTAGATAA
- a CDS encoding 6-hydroxymethylpterin diphosphokinase MptE-like protein has protein sequence MSKTNELEEIQQTLQQIFLNNLNFLKQNNKNLYERLVAFEKLNIENYSIEFIDNRFELIDIKNKTSFYNKDPFIDAKNRVNNFEFSNAFSLIKLEPYEKRNHYENEINAYLYINDFINNFANTSTEINKFVFIGTLLGVHINDFHNSINSKSYLIIESNIEIFRLSMFMTDYTTLAKSSKLFFAIAEDEFNFQKIVNDFLEYKEEFNNLIHYELGDESNRAIIDRLSLQFTQSSQMRYPFSEYLISLKRGFKYFLESKNKIINLSKNYDFLEKKKVLFLGAGVSLARNIEWLYTNQNKFVIVASSAVLKHLQILDIVPDIIILIDGQKDCMLDQFNIKKSMYENSTILCSIKIDEDLYEIIKDSNVFFMQNSLELFRDFGFLSGVTVGDIGTDILLRLGAKELYLLGVDASLDSKTGKTHIGTHRSSRKINLNNNSNSINFQNNIIYVKGNLQKTVPTFMEYTEMIEHLSHKLQFLDKSYNIYNLSDGAYFRNTTPLEIKNLPLENSADIDKIMLKDFLLSSLKQINKQQLNALDIKEIQKERKILKKLSSFNKIEDFLKNFKNLEKTISYSIVINILDNYFKLILPYYTFLKNKPDANEILNAQLNKILNDFNSIYDKISNKI, from the coding sequence ATGAGTAAAACCAACGAACTAGAAGAGATTCAACAAACATTACAGCAAATTTTTTTAAATAACTTAAATTTTTTAAAACAAAATAATAAAAATTTATATGAAAGATTAGTTGCTTTTGAAAAGTTAAATATTGAAAATTATTCAATTGAATTTATTGATAATAGATTTGAATTAATTGATATAAAAAACAAAACTTCTTTTTATAATAAAGACCCATTTATAGATGCAAAAAATAGAGTAAATAATTTTGAATTTTCTAATGCTTTTAGTTTAATAAAACTTGAACCTTATGAAAAAAGAAATCACTATGAAAATGAGATAAATGCATATTTATACATAAATGATTTCATAAACAATTTTGCAAATACAAGTACAGAAATAAATAAATTTGTATTTATAGGAACTCTTTTAGGTGTTCATATAAATGACTTCCACAATAGTATTAATTCAAAATCATATTTAATAATTGAATCAAATATTGAGATTTTTAGACTCTCAATGTTTATGACTGATTACACAACTCTTGCAAAATCATCAAAACTTTTTTTTGCCATTGCAGAAGATGAATTTAATTTTCAAAAAATAGTAAATGATTTTTTAGAATATAAAGAAGAGTTTAACAATCTGATTCATTATGAATTAGGTGATGAGAGTAACAGAGCAATAATTGATAGATTATCTTTACAATTTACCCAATCAAGTCAAATGAGATACCCATTTTCGGAATATCTAATAAGCTTAAAAAGAGGATTTAAATATTTTCTAGAAAGTAAAAATAAAATTATAAATCTATCAAAAAATTATGATTTTCTTGAAAAGAAAAAAGTCCTATTTTTAGGAGCTGGTGTTTCACTTGCTAGAAATATAGAGTGGCTTTATACAAATCAAAATAAATTTGTAATTGTAGCTTCGTCTGCTGTTTTAAAACATTTGCAAATACTTGATATTGTTCCTGATATTATTATTTTAATTGATGGTCAAAAAGATTGTATGTTGGATCAATTTAATATAAAAAAATCAATGTATGAAAATTCAACAATTTTATGCTCAATCAAAATAGATGAAGATTTATATGAAATCATAAAAGATTCAAATGTCTTTTTTATGCAAAACTCCCTTGAATTATTTAGAGATTTTGGCTTTTTATCAGGCGTAACTGTGGGAGACATTGGAACTGATATATTGTTAAGATTAGGAGCAAAAGAGTTATATCTTTTAGGTGTAGATGCTTCACTTGATTCAAAAACAGGAAAAACACATATTGGAACGCATCGTTCTTCAAGAAAAATAAATTTAAATAATAATTCTAATAGTATTAATTTCCAAAATAATATCATTTATGTAAAAGGAAATTTACAAAAAACAGTCCCTACATTTATGGAATATACAGAGATGATTGAACATTTAAGCCATAAACTTCAGTTTTTAGACAAAAGCTATAACATATATAATCTCTCAGATGGTGCATATTTTAGAAATACAACTCCTTTAGAGATTAAAAATCTACCTCTGGAAAATAGTGCAGATATAGATAAAATTATGTTAAAAGATTTTTTACTTAGTTCCTTAAAACAAATCAATAAACAACAGCTTAATGCTTTAGATATAAAAGAGATACAAAAAGAGCGAAAAATCTTAAAAAAATTGTCATCATTTAACAAGATAGAAGATTTTCTAAAAAACTTTAAGAACTTAGAAAAAACCATCTCATATTCAATTGTTATAAATATTTTGGATAATTATTTTAAGCTAATATTGCCTTATTATACATTTCTTAAAAATAAGCCAGATGCGAATGAAATATTGAACGCTCAACTTAATAAAATTTTAAATGACTTTAATAGTATCTACGATAAAATCAGTAATAAAATATAA
- a CDS encoding TDP-N-acetylfucosamine:lipid II N-acetylfucosaminyltransferase, with translation MNQNKILHIMILDKFLAPFIDFVDEYFERVEHHYVFITSEKYDYGLTPGHKVEFLHTDDDIFITLLKYMKMAKKIILHGLWRDKIDILLYFNQELLKKCYWIMWGGDYYFSEKQSQIRHNIIKNMGNYISATKHDIEYLKERYEIKSNNFFFSQYYPNCISDFEYVTNELNNKKLKILIGNSATYTNRHKEVFEILKQYKDQNIEIIVPLNYGNKEYKDEIIKEATSIFQNKFNPIVDFIEFDAYKKILLDIDIAIFNNNRQQAGANIKLLIGYGKKVYISKENSFYKELKYNNITIFDIKNFNLKKISLEISKKNRELALKYYSLDSLIESWKGIFNSK, from the coding sequence ATGAATCAAAATAAAATACTTCACATAATGATTCTTGATAAATTTCTAGCTCCATTCATAGATTTTGTTGATGAGTATTTCGAAAGAGTTGAGCATCACTATGTTTTTATCACAAGCGAAAAATACGATTACGGACTAACCCCTGGACATAAAGTAGAGTTTTTACATACAGATGATGATATATTTATAACTTTACTTAAATATATGAAAATGGCAAAAAAAATAATATTACATGGACTTTGGAGAGATAAGATTGATATATTACTATATTTCAACCAAGAACTTTTAAAAAAATGCTATTGGATTATGTGGGGAGGAGATTATTACTTTTCAGAAAAGCAGTCTCAAATTAGACATAATATTATAAAAAATATGGGAAATTATATTTCAGCTACAAAACATGATATAGAGTATCTTAAAGAAAGGTATGAAATTAAATCAAATAATTTTTTTTTTAGTCAGTATTATCCAAATTGTATATCTGATTTTGAATATGTCACTAATGAACTAAATAATAAGAAATTAAAAATACTGATTGGAAATTCTGCTACATATACTAATAGACATAAAGAAGTATTTGAAATTCTGAAACAATATAAAGATCAAAATATTGAAATAATTGTTCCTCTAAATTATGGAAATAAAGAATACAAAGATGAAATAATAAAAGAAGCTACATCTATTTTTCAAAATAAATTTAATCCTATTGTAGATTTTATAGAATTTGATGCATATAAAAAGATTTTGTTAGATATTGATATAGCAATATTTAATAATAATAGACAGCAAGCTGGAGCAAATATTAAATTGCTTATTGGTTATGGTAAAAAGGTATATATTTCGAAAGAAAATTCTTTTTATAAAGAACTAAAATACAACAATATAACTATATTCGATATAAAAAACTTTAATTTAAAAAAAATCAGTTTAGAAATTTCAAAAAAAAATAGAGAGCTAGCTTTAAAATATTATTCATTAGACTCTCTTATTGAATCGTGGAAAGGAATTTTTAATTCAAAATGA
- a CDS encoding WbqC family protein, with the protein MKKIAILQSNYIPWKGYFDLINMVDEFILYDDVQYTKNDWRNRNKIKTSQGIKWLTIPVYQKKLEQKIKDTKINDKKWNIKHWKNISQNYVKAEYFKDFKDMFEELYLNCDEEYLSQINYKFIMAINQILGIKTKIRFSSEFNLKTQQGKTEKLLDICKYCNANIYISGPAAKGYFDENLANKNNIKVEWMDYSGYKEYKQLYPPFEHGVTILDLIFNTGPNVKKYLKKGV; encoded by the coding sequence ATGAAAAAAATAGCAATTTTACAATCAAACTACATCCCTTGGAAAGGATATTTTGACCTTATTAATATGGTTGATGAGTTTATACTTTATGATGATGTGCAGTATACAAAGAATGATTGGAGAAATAGAAATAAAATTAAAACATCTCAAGGTATAAAATGGCTTACTATTCCTGTTTATCAGAAAAAATTAGAACAAAAGATAAAAGACACTAAAATAAATGATAAAAAGTGGAATATAAAACATTGGAAGAATATATCACAAAACTATGTAAAAGCTGAGTATTTTAAGGACTTTAAGGATATGTTTGAAGAGCTTTATTTAAATTGTGATGAAGAGTATTTAAGCCAAATTAACTATAAATTTATAATGGCTATAAATCAAATTTTGGGGATTAAGACAAAAATCAGATTCTCTAGTGAATTTAATTTAAAAACACAACAAGGAAAAACTGAAAAACTATTAGATATTTGTAAATATTGTAATGCAAATATTTATATAAGCGGACCAGCTGCAAAAGGTTATTTTGATGAAAATTTAGCAAACAAAAATAATATAAAAGTAGAATGGATGGATTATAGTGGATATAAAGAGTATAAACAGCTGTACCCTCCTTTTGAGCATGGAGTTACTATTTTAGACTTAATATTCAATACGGGACCTAATGTAAAAAAATATTTAAAAAAAGGTGTTTAA